gtttgttacctttataaaagacacctgtccgcaaaagcaatcaatcaatcagattccaaactctccaccatggccaagaccaaagagctgtccaaggatgtcagggacaagattgtagacctacacaaggttggaatgggctacaagaccatcgccaagcagcttggtgagaaggtgacaacagctgGTGCAATTACTTGCTaaagaaagaaacacaaaataaggccatgtccacactaatactttttcgtttgaaaacgcatctttttctctccgttttggccttccgtccacactgagacggtgtttttgtcaaggaaaacggagctttttgaaaacgctctccaaagtggataaatttgaaaacgccgttttcgcgttgtagtgtggactgtgaaaacggaggcttttgaaaacgatgacgcatatttagtcatgtgacgcatattgtaccaatagatatctatgtttacaccagtaattgtgcctgtactattcactgtcacactgctgctaaatagcctagatttaccttgtacacttatcaaattacagtcctaaaatgatgacagaaaatttactcacagttgctgtcctgcaaaacatgacaacagctgcttttcagataaaatatgaatgagcgcgatatagacgcgtcagtgaatGATGAAATATTTCCGTAAAtgatcccgccagaagaattgcgtgaaaacttattacatctgtataattttggaggctttacgcatgcgcagtaaggcgaatttgacgttttcctacgtttcagtgtggatgagaaacttttggaaaacgcttggaaacgctagtgtggacagagagcgttttcaaacgaaaacttcgttttcaaatgtatccggattaatgtagacgtagcctaactgtcaatctccctcggtctggtgCCCCATGCAAGGTATCATAGGGCTACACAATAAAATCGCACGCGATTGTTATGCACATCTCGTCAGTAAAGCCGATTCTGTATTTAGTAGTAAATCTCTATCACGTGCATTCAGATGGCATGGCTTTTAAAACACAAAGTCGtagatcactgacaagctacgcaatatcgaAAGAACCCAGCtgtactgatgagatacgcatgacaatcgcatgcgatttatcgtgcagccctcgtggatctcacctcatggagtttcaatgatcatgagaacagtaaggaatcagcccagaactacactggAGGATCTTTTCAATGATATCAAGGCagttgggaccatagtcaccaagaaaacaattggtaacacactacaccgtgaaggactgaaatgcTGCAGCGcacgcaaggtccccctgctcaagaaagcataTGTACaggccgtctgaagtttgccaacgaacaactgaatgattcagaggagaactgggtgaaagtgttgtggtcagatgacaCCAAAATCGAGCTCAACTCAACTCTCCATGTTTGAAGGAGGAGGactgctgcctatgaccccaagaacaccatccccaccgtgaaacatggaggtggaaacattgtgttttgggggtgtttttctgctaaggggacaggacaactgcaccgcatcaaagggactaTTGGGTATTCCGgtatgacaatgacccaaaacacatggccaaagcAACAGAGGATtgactcaagaagaagcacattaaggtcctggtctccagaccttaataccatagaaaatctgtggagggagctgaagacgttgccaaacgtcagcctcctCTAAACTTTAATGAcatggagaggatctgcaaagagtagtgggacaaaatccctcctgagatgtgtgcaaacctggtggccaactacaaaaaacatcttgacctctgtgattgccattATGGGTTTTGCTAAGCTAAGTTTcgtgaatttttatttatttctgtttaaataaacctaccattaaaattataggctgaacatttctttgtcagtgggcaaacgtacaaaatcagcaggggatcaaatcattttttcttCACTGTAGCTTATTTGGTTCATTGGTTGGATGGTTAGAGAATAGTTCAGCCTGCTTGAAAGGCAGTCACACCCAAATGTACAAAAAAGACAAAGATACCCCACTTTCTCTTACTATTTGACTATATTAAACCAAACTCTACCAGATGATTACAAAGTAattttgttacctgaataaaaTTGATGTTATCCTCTATCAGTGAAAGCTGCCCCAGTTCATCATGTCTCTTTCTCATGTCAGTGATCTCCTGCTCCAGTGTAAGTATAAGCTCCTCAACTCTGCTTACTTCTGCTTTCTCCTGAGTTCTGATCATCTTTGTTATATCAGATTGATGTTTCTCCATGGTGCTAATCAGCTCAGTAAACATCTTCTCACTGTGCTTCACTGCTGCCTCTGCAGAGCACTGTCAGAagatgcataaaaataaaaaaagaacttcTAACTATTTTTAGAGCCCATTGACTGCACATGGACATAGCTGAAGTATTAATGTAGCAACATACttgtaaaaataatacattacatAAACTATAACAAGCTAAAATGCCCGTACCTTATAAGAATTCATGGCTTGTCTTAGTTCCTTCACCTTGATTTCTCGTTGAAGCATGTCCTCTTGAAGATCATCTTGATTCGACTTCAACTGTTCCTGTGAATTATTAAATTTCAGGTCATTTAACTTTTCATCACAAAACACAGGCAAAATACTAACAATAGTATAACTATTGTTTCTATCAATGATTTCATCTTTTTGAAACAGGTAGgtacaaacacacatgcacaatTCTGATTaatatatttgtacatttttaaaattatgtcAGTCTTTTAACAGATACAAATTATCACACAGATAAATCAGTCACTTTGCCTGTATTTTTTGTCTTCCTGCTGCAGGTGAAGTCATGATATGGTTCTGGTGGTTGATCAAAGCACACTGCATACATATCAGCTGCTGATCTTGGCAACAGTACAGCTCCAGTAGTTTATCATGTTGGGGGCAGATCTGGTCCACTAGATGTGGTGAGGCATTGACCAGTTTGTGCCTCCTTAATGCAGTAGATGTAAAATGAGTTTGGATGTGAGATTCACAGTAAGAAGCCAAACACACCAGACAAGACTTGGTGGCTTTTAGTTTGGTCTCTGTGCAGATGTCACACTCCACATATCCAGACACAGTAGAACTCAGGACAGGAGAGGCTGTTCCTGCTTTTGGTGCTTCTCTCTTCATTTTCTCTACAACTTCAGCCAGTACAGTGTTTCTGCTGAGAGCTGGTCTTGGGCTGAATGTCTGCCTGCACTGGGGGCAACTGTAAACTCCTTTCTGATCATCCCTATCCCAAAATTTATTGAGACAGTCCATACAGAAACTGTGCCCACATGATGTACTAACTGGATTATTCAGAAGATGAAGACAGATCGGACAGTTAAAGGGATTTTGATCATCAGAAGATTCTGCCATTTTGCTGCAGTGAAAACAGTAGAAACATTTAGGTGGTGTTATTGGAAAAGATTAAAGTGCGTAAAATAAAACTCAAATCTCACATTTAgcttacaaaaataaacaaaaacacttaACTATAACATTACAATTTGTTTTACATTGGTCCCTGTGGGTCTCCACTGGTAATTTGCTGTTGCCTTCTATTGGtggcatgttaaaaaagtttaaagtccccctgaaatcaaaattaaagtttttgggcttttagtatgaatacaggtccttttcaaaaaattagcatattgtgataaagttcattattttctttaatgtactgataaacattagactttcatatattttagattcattacacacaactgaagtagttcaagccttttattgttttaatattgatgattttggcatacagctcatgaaaacccaaaattcctatctcaaaaaattaacatatcatgaaaaggttctctaaacgtgctattaacctaatcatctgaatcaactaattaattctaaacacctgcaaaagattcctgaggcttttaaaaactcccagcctggttcattactcaaaaccgcaatcatgggtaagactgccgacctgactgctgtccagaaggccatcattgacaccctcaagcaagagggtaagacacagaaagaaatttctgaacgaataggctgttcccagagtgctgtatcaaggcacctcagtgggaagtctgtgggaaggaaaaagtgtggcagaaaacgctgcacaactaaaaagaggtgaccggaccctgaggaagattgtggagaaggaccgattccagaccttgggggacctacggaagcagtggactgagtctggagtacaaacatccagagccaccgtgtacaggcgccaggtcaagccacttttgaaccagaaacagcggcagaagcgcctgacctgggctacagagaagcagcactggactgttgctcagtggtccaaagtacttttttcgtatgaaagcaaattttgcatgtcattcggaaatcaaggtgccagagtctggaggaagactggggagagggaaatgccaaaatgcctgaagtccagtgtcaagtacccacagtcagtgatggtctggggtgccatgtcagctgctggtgttggtccactgtgttttatcaagggcagggtaaatgcagctagctatcaggagattttggagcacttcatgcttccatctgctgaaaagctttatggagatgaagatttcatttttcagcacgacctggcacctgctcacagtgccaaaaccactggtaaatggtttactgaccatggtattactgtgctcaattggcctgccaactctcctgacctgaaccccatagagaatctgtgggatattgtgaagagaaagttgagagacgcaagacccaacactctggatgagcttaaggccgctatcgaagcatcctgggcctccataacacctcagcagtgccacaggctgattgcctccatgccacgccgcattgaagcagtcatttctgcacaaggattcccgaccaagtattgagtgcataactgaacataattatttgaaggttgactttttttgtattaaaaacactttttttttattggtcggatgaaatatgcaaattttttgagataggaattttgggttttcatgagctgtatgccaaaatcatcaatattaaaacaataaaaggcttgaactacttcagttgtgtgtaatgaatctaaaatatatgaaagtctaatgtttatcagtacattacagaaaataatgaactttatcacaatatgctaattttttaaaaaggacctgtatattagccttaagattatctataagctagtgtgcttcaaaacaatgacaaaattcgcttttacaagatatgggcattcaaaacttactctctcgtcacttccgccaatatgaatcaacgattttgatgatatcaccatgcacttcagtttctcatcaaacgttctgaccaatcaaatgctttctagagtctatagcgtcccgccccctacacagagacgcaataacacagagcagatcatatgcgctcacatgtgcgatcggcatgtattaaactacacagcctcagcatgattatgatcactattttgtttaagcaagagtttcatatggaatctatggggtaatttattagactgctgtcataagcttacaaatgtggctttaccgagctcaaggGCTCTGGCcctgagcagatataaatggaatgctattggctattcaaaataagtgggcggggcttggtgatatgtttttgtttcagttaaaagtacgtcaccacatagaataacgctgcatgtttcaaggcacttcagtggacctttaatgaTTAACAGTTGAtggttaaaggtccactgaaatgccttgaaacacgcagcgtgaAAAAAGCCCAGAAAAGGCTCTATTTCATTCGCCTACTCAGGAAAGCTGGTCTGAGCCATCGCCCTCTCACCCAAACCTACAGAGGACTGATAGAAAGCATCCTCACTGCAGGCATCACTGTCTGGTATGGAAATACAACACAGGCAGAGAGAAAAGCACTGCAAAGAGTCGTAAAGACTGCAGAGAGGATTCTAGGGACAAAACTTCCTTCCGTGGACTCTCTGTACACACAGCGTTGTCGGAAAAGAGCAGAGGGTATTATCAAGGACTCACTCCATCCAGCTCACTCTCTGTTCAGACACAAAAACTGTACATACAACCTGAGATATAACAGAGCGGATAGCATCATCACACATAGAAAAAGGTTCTTCAACAGTTTCTTCCCTGCCACAGTCAGACTCATGgctaaacaaaaacattaaacatttaaaataacaccACACTACCTCACATCGCTGGTAATGTACAAGGTTTTCTGTGAAACAGAAGAAAATGTGTAATAATATCCTTTCTATGTGAAATAATATTCTTTCTTATGTGCAATAATATCCCTCCTATGTGCAATAATATCCTGTCCTATGTGCAATAATATTCTTTTTGTGGAAAAGTAAAAAAAGGTGCAATAGCAAATCTTTTCAATGCTATAACTGTGAAATATCTATAATCCAACTTGGACTAATTTTTGACCAGTATTAGTACCTgcatttaaagaaaaaacacttatgtCTTAAGACTTTATTTATTCATAGATACTTTATTTAgtttataatgttatattttcttttcttttttttcttgttgtgtGTTTCTTATTCATCTATTAACTTCTTTAAACATGACTCAGAGAGCTCTGCACTAGAATTCCAATGTACATGGGACTGTTGGTTTTATGTgtaaatggcaaataaaaaatcttgaatcttgaatcttgtaacattagaaatgttgttatcatcacttttgattcattgaaagcatccttgctaaataaaagtgttaattattataatttctttcccaaaaaagaaaaaaacatgactctaagcttttgaatggtatagtgtataatgttacaaaagcttttatttcagataaatgctgatctttgtatatttgtatttattaaagaatcctgacaaaaaattactcaactgttttaaatattgatgataataataaaaataaaaggtttGCTCATTCTTTTAATTGATTCCTGTTCACAGTCATTCTGACTATTACTGTAATAATTATCAAATGATTTTACTGTGTAGTTTTAGAGAAAATTAAAGGCAAATTCACCCAAGCATGAGTGGGCATCCTTGCACTTTTACATCATGTCCCATTTTCAAACAATCTTTTCTTTATAGGTTTGCTCATTCTTTCAATGGATTTTTGTTTAGTCATTTTGACTATTACTGTATTAGTTATCAGGggattttactgtatagttttggagaaaataa
Above is a genomic segment from Garra rufa chromosome 2, GarRuf1.0, whole genome shotgun sequence containing:
- the ftr80 gene encoding E3 ubiquitin/ISG15 ligase TRIM25, with the translated sequence MAESSDDQNPFNCPICLHLLNNPVSTSCGHSFCMDCLNKFWDRDDQKGVYSCPQCRQTFSPRPALSRNTVLAEVVEKMKREAPKAGTASPVLSSTVSGYVECDICTETKLKATKSCLVCLASYCESHIQTHFTSTALRRHKLVNASPHLVDQICPQHDKLLELYCCQDQQLICMQCALINHQNHIMTSPAAGRQKIQEQLKSNQDDLQEDMLQREIKVKELRQAMNSYKCSAEAAVKHSEKMFTELISTMEKHQSDITKMIRTQEKAEVSRVEELILTLEQEITDMRKRHDELGQLSLIEDNINFIQKFSSVSCCQCSDLCTISISKHLTFEEVEKVVCELKSQLDDLCAEDILSISEKVPAVHIMANNGKVPKYLPSHPKTREEFLIYSCDLNLNPSSTCSQLSVNNKSVSRIAQTFLSFGQPCVITSEVSYQVLCNESLSGRCYFEVQWGGTGCSIAFSYDQISQGRGMVTFGSNNRSWKCDFPTANLSEWHGNQQTNICLVPKIGVFLDQEAGTVSFYNVSDKMTPLHRIQTTFTAPLYPGFSLNNWGNYSSLTICDLSSLK